In Zingiber officinale cultivar Zhangliang chromosome 1A, Zo_v1.1, whole genome shotgun sequence, a genomic segment contains:
- the LOC122001152 gene encoding probable methyltransferase At1g29790 produces MGSEDDRARLKPCHSQSAICSKLKILLLLLVTNLLSIFLFVGNFDWMGPAVHLRDSGILLRELNATQRQLSDSQSQVSLLSRRLGTANSLLETLLMEIGKVQREAGSPEGELEKWASQLTGELKLVVGSHKLPFGYTPNIGSDELYPVLGSACRLYEEELAEYMSYDVGGECPSDEVFSQRLMLKGCEPLPRRRCHPKSPAGYVEPAPVPESLWAIPADTSITWDAYTCKNYSCLVNRGKAQGSYDCKDCFDLQAGREKHRWLQGNGELDYAIDEVLAMKPAGTIRVGLDIGGGSGTFAARMWERNVTVVTSSMNFDGPFNNFIASRGLVAIYFSVAHRLPFYDNTLDLVHSMHVLSNWIPDAILEFALFDIYRVLRPGGLFWLDHFFCLGEQFNVTYVPMFERIGFWKRRWNAGRKLDRGIEMNEWYLSALLEKPMT; encoded by the coding sequence ATGGGCAGCGAGGATGACCGCGCCAGATTGAAGCCATGCCACTCGCAGAGCGCGATATGCTCCAAGCTAAAgattctgctgctgctgctggtaACTAATCTGCTTTCAATTTTTCTCTTTGTCGGGAACTTCGATTGGATGGGGCCGGCGGTGCATCTACGGGACTCCGGCATTCTCCTCCGGGAGCTGAACGCCACCCAGCGCCAGCTGTCCGACAGCCAGTCTCAGGTGTCTCTGCTCAGCAGGCGGCTCGGGACCGCCAACTCTCTGCTCGAGACGCTTTTGATGGAGATCGGCAAGGTCCAACGGGAGGCGGGGTCGCCGGAAGGGGAGCTGGAAAAGTGGGCCAGCCAACTCACAGGCGAGCTCAAGCTCGTCGTTGGGTCGCACAAACTCCCCTTCGGGTACACCCCCAACATCGGTTCCGATGAGCTCTACCCGGTGCTCGGCAGCGCCTGTCGCCTGTACGAGGAGGAGCTGGCGGAGTACATGAGCTACGATGTGGGCGGCGAGTGCCCCTCCGACGAAGTGTTCTCGCAGCGGCTGATGCTGAAGGGGTGCGAGCCCCTGCCGCGGCGGCGGTGCCACCCCAAGTCGCCGGCAGGGTACGTGGAACCTGCGCCGGTCCCGGAGAGCCTGTGGGCGATTCCGGCGGACACGAGCATCACGTGGGACGCGTACACCTGCAAGAACTACTCGTGCCTGGTGAACCGGGGGAAGGCGCAGGGGTCGTACGACTGCAAGGACTGCTTCGACCTGCAGGCGGGGCGGGAGAAGCACCGGTGGCTGCAGGGCAACGGGGAGCTGGACTACGCCATCGACGAGGTTCTGGCGATGAAGCCGGCGGGGACCATCCGAGTGGGGCTGGACATCGGCGGTGGGTCGGGGACGTTCGCGGCGCGGATGTGGGAGCGGAACGTGACGGTGGTGACGAGCAGCATGAACTTCGACGGCCCGTTCAACAACTTCATCGCTTCCCGGGGGCTGGTGGCGATATACTTCAGCGTCGCGCACCGACTGCCGTTCTACGACAACACCCTCGACCTGGTGCACTCCATGCACGTCCTCAGCAACTGGATCCCCGACGCGATCCTGGAATTCGCGCTGTTCGACATCTACCGGGTGCTGCGGCCAGGCGGCCTCTTCTGGCTCGACCATTTCTTCTGCCTCGGCGAGCAGTTCAACGTCACCTACGTCCCCATGTTCGAGCGCATCGGGTTCTGGAAGCGACGGTGGAACGCCGGCCGGAAGCTGGACCGCGGCATCGAGATGAACGAGTGGTATCTCTCCGCCCTCCTTGAGAAGCCCAtgacatag
- the LOC122001143 gene encoding ethylene-responsive transcription factor ERF019-like: MNPPTSERKYKGARRRPWGKWVSEIRVPGTRERLWLGSYSTPEAAAVAHDTAVFFLHGPGAPCGLNFPDRVAGLAWASLSPTSVQRVASESGMDVDAQLVVLTSPQAAAAQPVEPVEPEMLDEVRQEAIRGSRIGRQREEIIGDAC; this comes from the coding sequence ATGAATCCACCAACCAGCGAGAGGAAGTACAAGGGGGCGCGCCGAAGGCCTTGGGGCAAGTGGGTGTCGGAGATCCGCGTGCCGGGCACCCGCGAGCGCCTGTGGCTGGGCTCCTACTCCACGCCCGAGGCCGCCGCCGTCGCCCATGACACCGCTGTGTTCTTTCTCCACGGCCCCGGGGCCCCCTGCGGCCTCAACTTCCCTGACCGCGTGGCCGGACTCGCGTGGGCCAGTTTGTCTCCGACCTCAGTGCAGAGAGTTGCGTCGGAGTCCGGGATGGACGTCGATGCTCAGCTAGTTGTTCTTACGTCACCGCAGGCGGCGGCAGCACAGCCGGTGGAGCCGGTGGAACCGGAGATGCTGGATGAGGTTCGACAGGAGGCGATCAGGGGAAGTAGAATTGGAAGGCAAAGGGAGGAGATCATCGGAGATGCTTGTTAG